Proteins from one Actinomycetota bacterium genomic window:
- a CDS encoding TetR/AcrR family transcriptional regulator, whose product MIQKEKSETRERIIKAVLKIIGQKGTVKFTVREISKVANVNLSAVNYYFRSTSNLLNEVEIYFAEKVQEVSSILGKEDSYTKLTLIEWAKAMMELLSKNTGIIWIIAKKILNKGSPGIFIEKLIDENGVFLKKIISKLTNSNDDQFLAEKVTQLISGISFPIIISKGLGKDIGQNFNDFTVIDRYASSVVSSILK is encoded by the coding sequence ATGATACAGAAAGAAAAATCGGAAACCAGGGAAAGAATAATAAAGGCTGTCCTTAAAATCATAGGACAGAAAGGTACTGTAAAATTTACGGTAAGGGAGATTTCCAAAGTTGCAAATGTAAATCTTTCAGCGGTCAATTATTATTTCAGATCAACAAGCAACCTTTTAAATGAGGTAGAGATATACTTTGCTGAAAAAGTACAGGAAGTAAGCAGCATTCTCGGAAAAGAAGATTCATATACAAAACTTACACTTATAGAGTGGGCAAAAGCAATGATGGAACTGCTTTCAAAAAATACCGGGATAATATGGATTATTGCAAAAAAGATATTAAATAAGGGAAGCCCCGGTATTTTTATAGAAAAACTTATTGACGAAAACGGCGTGTTTTTAAAAAAAATAATCTCAAAGCTGACTAATAGTAATGATGACCAGTTTCTTGCAGAAAAAGTGACCCAGTTAATATCAGGCATCAGTTTTCCAATAATTATCAGCAAGGGTCTGGGAAAAGACATTGGGCAGAACTTTAACGACTTTACTGTCATAGACAGGTATGCTTCTTCCGTAGTGAGCAGCATTTTAAAGTAA